In Aegilops tauschii subsp. strangulata cultivar AL8/78 chromosome 3, Aet v6.0, whole genome shotgun sequence, one genomic interval encodes:
- the LOC109740749 gene encoding uncharacterized protein has translation MAFHQRSTSLPSRPHVSETEVELELQSLEASISSSNSINTMCDGLRTLANIYDGLEEIICLPSNQVCSSQQRSMLDGEMDGSLELLDLCSAMQEIFVEMKAIIQELQVALRKGDDAATQAKIQSYTRLVKKSKNLFKKTAKKAPADCSMVMLLAKAREISMSLLESTLHLLSKQIEMPKQSLVSKAFHKKKAAVCKEDQLLGLECSIGDLESGAGHLFRKLIQSRVSLLNILSS, from the coding sequence ATGGCTTTCCACCAAAGATCGACAAGTTTGCCTTCTAGGCCTCACGTCAGTGAGACCGAAGTCGAGCTAGAGCTTCAGAGCCTAGAAGCAAGCATCTCTTCCTCTAATTCCATCAACACGATGTGCGATGGTCTCAGGACTCTTGCAAACATCTACGATGGTCTTGAAGAAATCATCTGCCTACCAAGCAACCAAGTTTGCTCCTCCCAGCAGAGGAGCATGTTGGATGGAGAAATGGACGGTTCTCTTGAGCTGCTAGATCTTTGCAGCGCCATGCAAGAGATCTTCGTCGAGATGAAGGCCATCATCCAAGAGCTGCAAGTGGCTCTAAGGAAAGGTGATGACGCAGCTACTCAGGCCAAGATCCAATCCTACACCCGCTTGGTGAAGAAGTCCAAGAATCTTTTCAAGAAGACCGCGAAGAAGGCTCCTGCAGATTGTAGCATGGTCATGCTATTGGCCAAGGCTAGAGAGATCTCTATGTCTCTGCTGGAGTCCACACTCCATCTCTTGTCGAAGCAAATCGAAATGCCTAAACAGTCTCTTGTTTCCAAGGCATTTCACAAGAAGAAGGCAGCTGTTTGCAAGGAGGATCAATTGTTGGGGCTAGAGTGCAGTATCGGAGATCTCGAGAGTGGGGCAGGACATCTGTTCAGAAAATTAATCCAGAGCAGAGTTTCCCTACTCAACATCCTTAGCTCATAG
- the LOC109740753 gene encoding uncharacterized protein, producing MAFHQRSISLPSRPHVSETEVEQELHCLAASISSSNSISTMCHGLRSLASIYDGLEEIICLPRNQACSSQQRNMLDGEMECSIELLDLCSTMQETFAEMMVIIQELQQALRKGDDAAAQAKIQSFIRLGKKARKYFKKSATKPAFDKMVMLLTKAREICISLLESTLHLLLKQIEMPKQSLVCKAFYKKKAIVCKEEQLQELECSIEDLQNGAGDLFRKLVQNRVSLLNILSS from the coding sequence ATGGCTTTCCACCAAAGATCGATAAGTTTGCCTTCTAGGCCTCACGTCAGTGAGACCGAAGTCGAGCAAGAGCTCCACTGCCTAGCAGCAAGCATCTCTTCCTCCAATTCCATCAGCACGATGTGCCATGGTCTCAGGAGTCTTGCAAGCATCTACGATGGCCTTGAAGAGATTATTTGCCTACCAAGGAACCAAGCTTGCTCCTCCCAGCAGAGGAACATGTTGGATGGAGAGATGGAATGCTCCATTGAGCTGTTAGATCTCTGTAGCACCATGCAAGAGACCTTCGCCGAGATGATGGTCATCATCCAAGAGCTCCAACAGGCTCTAAGAAAAGGAGATGATGCAGCTGCTCAAGCCAAGATCCAGTCTTTTATTCGCTTGGGGAAAAAGGCCAGgaaatatttcaagaagtctgcCACGAAGCCTGCATTTGACAAGATGGTCATGCTCTTGACCAAGGCAAGAGAGATCTGCATCTCTCTGTTGGAGTCCACACTCCATCTCTTGTTGAAGCAAATTGAAATGCCAAAGCAGTCTCTTGTCTGCAAGGCATTTTACAAGAAGAAGGCAATTGTCTGCAAGGAGGAGCAATTGCAGGAGTTAGAGTGCAGTATCGAAGATCTTCAGAATGGAGCAGGAGATCTGTTCAGGAAATTAGTCCAGAACAGAGTTTCTCTTTTAAACATTCTTAGCTCATAG
- the LOC109740751 gene encoding uncharacterized protein: protein MAFHQRSTSLPSRPHVSETEVELELQSLEASISSSNSISTMCDGLRTLANIYDGLEEIICLTRNQVCSSLQRSILDGEMDGSLELLDLCSAMQEIFVEMKAIIQELQVALRKGDDAATEAKLQSYTRLVKKSKNLFKKTAKKAPADCSMVMLLAKAREIFVSLLESTLHLLSKQIEMPKQSLVSKAFHKKKAAVCKEEQLLGLECSIGDLESGAAHLFRKLVQSRVSLLNILSS, encoded by the coding sequence ATGGCTTTCCACCAAAGATCGACAAGTTTGCCTTCTAGGCCTCACGTCAGTGAGACCGAAGTCGAGCTAGAGCTTCAGAGCCTAGAAGCAAGCATCTCTTCCTCTAATTCCATCAGCACGATGTGCGATGGTCTCAGGACTCTTGCAAACATCTACGATGGTCTTGAAGAAATCATCTGCCTAACAAGGAACCAAGTTTGCTCCTCCTTGCAGAGGAGCATTTTGGATGGAGAAATGGACGGTTCTCTTGAGCTGCTAGATCTCTGCAGCGCCATGCAAGAGATCTTCGTCGAGATGAAGGCCATCATCCAAGAGCTTCAAGTGGCTCTAAGGAAAGGTGATGACGCAGCTACTGAGGCCAAGCTCCAATCCTACACCCGCTTGGTGAAGAAGTCGAAGAATCTTTTCAAGAAGACCGCGAAGAAGGCTCCTGCAGATTGTAGCATGGTCATGCTGTTGGCCAAGGCTAGAGAGATCTTTGTGTCTCTGCTGGAGTCCACACTCCATCTCTTGTCGAAGCAAATCGAAATGCCTAAACAGTCTCTTGTTTCCAAGGCATTTCATAAGAAGAAGGCAGCTGTTTGCAAGGAGGAGCAATTGTTGGGGCTAGAGTGCAGTATCGGAGATCTCGAGAGTGGGGCAGCACATCTGTTCAGAAAATTAGTCCAGAGCAGAGTTTCCCTACTCAACATCCTTAGCTCATAG